GCCCGTAAAGGCGCAGGAGCGCAACGGCCGCACCTGCCAGCATGAGAGATTGCGGAGCATCGTGCATCTTGGCATCCCACAGGAATCACTACGAAAAACTCATTCGGCGAGGAGTTTTTACTCGATCACAGAATCCGAGAGAAATTTTGTTCGCTCGGGCACCGCGCAACGACGCCGCTCGCTGAAGAATGGTCGCTGTGAATCCAGCTTTTTGCGCAATCATCACTTCGCCTAATGGATTATCTGGGTTGAAGGCGCCGTTTTTGCGCCTGTTTCAACCTTGGAGTGCGAAATGAAGGCAAAGTTCTCAACGTCGAACCGCATCCCCTCGCTGCCGATGCAGGTCTATGCAGGCAGCAAGGGGATGTGGGTGGGAGGATGGGCGGATTCGCTCAGTCGCCGCGAACCGGTTTGCGGTCTCCCTCGCCATAGAAGGCGTAGGCTTCTTCGCCGTGAATGGCGTCGTCGCCGATCAGCAGGTCTTCTTCTTTCATTCTCAGCGGCACGAAGAAGCCAATGATTTTGAGAATGATGTAGGTCATCACCACGTTCAGCACGATGATGAAGCCGGCGCCGATCAGTTGTTTGACGACCTGATAGGCATTGCCGTAGATCAGCCCATAGTCGCCGGCCACGCCGAACGCGGCAGTACCCGCCTTGGTTGCGAAGAAGCCGGTGAAGATGCCGCCGAGCAGACCGGCCACCGCGTGGGTGTGGAACACGCCGAGGGTGTCGTCCACCTTGCGGAACAGCGCCATTTTTTTGCCCAGGACGTTCATCGTGAACCAGGGGATCGAACCGGACAGGATGCCGAGCAGAATCGCCTCATAGCCGTTGATGAAGCCAGCGGCCGGTGTGATTGCCACCAGGCCGGTGATCATGCCCTGCACCGCGCCTACTGCCGAAGGCTTCCCGAAGTATGTGTAATCCAGCACGGTCCACACGAGCAGGCTCATTGCGGTGGTCACATTGGTGTTGAGTACTGCTGCGCCCGCATCGGCGCTGGCCGCATACGGATCGCCGCCGTTGAAGCCATTCCAGCCGAGCCAGAGAAGACCGGCGCCGGCAAGGAAAATCAACACGTTGTTCGGCAGAAAGTTCTCCCGATCCCGGGGCAGCCGTGGTCCTATGACAGCCGCCGCCGTGAAGCCCGCGATGCCTGCCGCCAGATGAATAACGTAGCCGCCGGAATAGTCGATTACGCCCATCTGCGCCAGCCAGCCGCCGCCCCACAAGCTGAACGCGCCGACGGTATAGGACAACGTCAGCCAGGCCGGGACGAAGAGCATCCAGGCCAGAAAGCTCATGCGTCCGAGTACGGAACCGGCGATCAGGATGAGCGTGATTGCGGCGAATACGAACTGGAAGTAAACCATCGCCGACATCGGAAAGGCCGCTGTTGCGCCTGCGGCGGGAATCGCTGCCTGTTTGAGTTCGTCGGCCATGGTGGCGATCGGGTGAGGAAAGCCGACGAAGGGCAATAACTGGTGTCCAAAACCCATGTTATAGGCCCACAACAGCCACGCGATCAGAACCGCCGCGAAAGCATAGAAGACCATGAAAGCGGAATTGACCGCCCATTTCTTCTTGACGATTCCACCATACAAAAGCGCCAGGCCCGGCACGCTTTGCAGCCCAACGATCGTGGCCGCGGTGAGTTGCCAGGCTGTATCGCCCGGGCTTAGCCAATTTGCCGCCATAGTGATGCTCCTTAATCAATCAAGGTTATAGGGTCTAACGTCTGTACTGAGCGCCAGCCCAAGCGCGTCACTAGCCATTTATTGTAAAGATACGCAAAAGCAAGAAGCGGGCCATGCGGTGGGTGAATCGGCATTCGTGGCACGCGATGTGAGTGAAAAGCGCTCTGGCGACGTGAATTGTCGGTAAACTGACGCCCGTTCATGGAGTCACACGGTGTAAAATCACTGCGCGCATCGCTCGTGATGTGAGCGATACAGTCTTGTTAGTATGAAGAGCGCACCAAATTGGCGCACGATGGGCGAAATCGCACATTTTTGGTTTGCCGATATGCGGTTTTTCCCTGATGCGCCACTTTCCTGTGACTGTTTTTCCCGTAGAATTTTCTTTGTTTGAGCCTGATCATGATGCCCCGTGTGACTGAAAACCGGCAGCAGTTCGCCAGCGACAATCTGGCGGGTATGTGCCCCGAGTCCGCCTACTGGTTCAACCTGGCGAACGCCAGCGGCCATGTGCCCGCTTACGGCGACGACGAGTGGACGGAATCGGTCTGCCAGGCGATGCGCGAGTTATTCCACGCCGACTGCGATGTGTATTTCGTTTTCAACGGCACGGCGGCCAATTCGCTGGCTCTCGCAAGCCTGTGCCAGAGCTACCACTCGGTGATTTGCAGTCACGTCGCGCATGTGGAGACCGACGAGTGCGGCGGGCCGGAATTTTTTTCCAACGGTTCCAAACTGCTGGTCGCCGAAACGGCGGATGGCGAGGACGCCGGCAAGCTCACACCCGAGGCTGTCGAGGCGCTGATTCTCAAGCGCAAGGATATCCATTATCCGAAACCCAAGGTGGTTACCCTGACGCAGACGACGGAGCTGGGCACGGTCTATACCGTCGAGCAGGTGCGTGCTATCACGGATGCGGCCAAGGCGCACGGACTGCGCGTACATATGGATGGCGCGCGCTTCGCCAATGCCGTGGCCGCGCTGGGCTGCGATCCTGCGGACCTGACATGGCGGGCTGGCGTCGACGTCTTGTGCTTCGGGGGGACCAAGAACGGACTGCCGGTGGGTGAGGCCGTGGTGTTCTTCGATCGCAAGCTCAGCGAAGACTTCGCCTACCGTGTCAAGCAGGCGGGCCAGCTGGCATCCAAAATGCGCTTCATATCCGCACCCTGGCTGGGTTTGCTGGAGGACGATACCTGGCTTGCCAACGCGCGCCACGCCAACGCGATGGCCAGGCGCCTCTACGAAAGACTGCAAGCGATCCCCGGCGTTGAGGCGCTGCGCGCGCCCGAGGCCAATGCGGTTTTCGCCTCGCTACCGCCGGGTACGGCTCAGCGTCTGCGCGAACAGGGCTGGAGCTTCTACGAGTTTATCGCCGGCGGTGGTTGTCGTTTCATGTGTGCCTGGGATACGCGGCCGGAATCCATCGACGCGTTTGCTGTGGCAATCGCGGCCGCCGTTTGACCGCCGCAAGAGGCGCTTCCTCTCGTCGACGCGATGTGGTCCTGGCGCTGCCGCAATATAGACCCTAAATCATCCATTAGCTGTTGTTGTCTACGCATGCGGCTCGACAGGGCCTCAAAATCGGGCTCATGTGCTTATTGACGGTCTGTAAACGGCGTTTTGTCGCCTGATAATTCTTCTCTCGCGCTGGTCTGAGCGAAAGCAACAGTCTTGTTGGGAGAGACGCCCTTGCCTGATCTTTGAGTCTACAGATTGCATCTTCAGTCGAGCATAGCGAACGATGCCGCTCGCCCAGAGCCTTTCCTGTGGATACAACTACTTGTACGACCAGTAATCTCGCCTGATGGACTGCTCGCCTGATGGACTGCTCGCCTGGTGGACTGCTCGCCTGATAGACCATCTGGGTTGCAAACCGCCCGGAGGTACTCCCTTCGTGCAAGCGGCCGAATTTCGCGTAGGCCGGTTGGCAGCGTTGGGTGAGGGTGGTGACACCTGGAGCGTTACGGCCCGTTGGACGTGATGATCAGGTCGTCGAACCGGCTATTTCCGAAGTGCGGTGAGTACGGCGTCGCGCGCCATGCTCTTTGATCACGATGGTTGCTGTCATCCCCGCCGCCAGCACGATGTTGCGCGGAAGCGATGCCGCATCGATCTGGATGCGTACCGGGATGCGCTGCGCCAGGCGTACCCAGGTGAAGGTAGGCGTCACGTTGGCCAGGCCGTCACCGCCTGTCGTGCCGCCGCTGTTGGCGATGCCGCGGGCGATACCCGCCACCGTACCCTGCAGACGCGTGCCATCGAGCAAATGAATTTCGGCGCGCTGCCCGATCCGTATGTGTCCGATTTTGGTTTCTTCGAAATAGCCGGTCACCCAGAAATCATGGCTGTCGATCAAGGCGATGGATACCACGCCGGCATGCGCATAATCACCGGCATAGGTGCGCAGATGTGTGACATAGCCATCTGCCGGGGCGCGCACAGTGGTTCGCCTGAGATTCAGTTTGGCTAAGGACAGCGCTGCCTGCGCCCGATCCAGAGCCGCTTGCGCCTGGGCGTGGGCGGCTTGCGCCTGAGCCTGGTGTGCCTGGGCCACGCGCAGGGCGGCATGTGCCGCTTGCGCCCTGTAGCGCGCATCGGCCAGCTTCTGGCGCGATACCGCGTTCTGGCTGTGCTCCAGGCGTTCGGCGTCCCGCTTGCGCATGGCATAGCCGGCCTGGGCCTGGGCAATCGCCGCCGTGCTCTGCTCGACATTTGCGACGGCAGCCTGTAACGCAGCCTGCGCGGCGTCAAGATTGGCCCTGGCTTGCTGAACGGCGATGGCGAAGCGAGCGGGATCGATGCGAAACAGCACCGCACCCTGATGCACAAATTCGTCATCCTTGACGTCGACCGCAACGATACGCCCGGATACGTCCGGTGCGATTTTCAGGACTTTGACATGGACGCGACCGTCGCGTGTCCATGGCGAGTTCATATAGCGTTGCCACAACAGGTAGGCCAGGGTGGCCGCGATGGCCACGACGATTAGCGTCAACGCGAGTCGGGTCGCTGAGGCAATACTCATGACGGTCGCTCAGTTCAAGGCCAGCAGGCCGAGTGTGCAGAAAAGGCACACGAACACGGCCAGGCGCAGCAGTGGCGGGTTCCAGATGTGCCGGTACAGTCCGAATCGCGCACTTAGGTGATCGACGCCCCATTGCAGCAGCAGACTGAACACAAAGACGAATAGCAGACTCGGCATCAGCGCGCCGAACACGGAGAGTTCACGCGGCATACGTCATTGACCTTGGTTGGGACTTACCGTGTGTGGGGTCGGCGCTGAGCACCGCGCGGGCATCAAGCAGGGCGAGGCGGATCAAATGCAGATGCGCTGTTTCAGGCGCATCGTGCGCCGTGGAGTCGAGCGCGGCGTTTATCGAGTTCAGCGCCTGGCGGTAATGTTGCGTGGAAGGGGTTGCGTAGACCGCAGCGACATCGTCCAGCACGCGTGCCGACAGCGGCGCGTCACTGACATGCGCCAGGTGCTGGCGCAGTTCGATCACGGCGCGGCCGATCTCCTGCATGCTCAGCGCACTGGCCAGCAGGTGGCGCGAGGCGCTGCTGCCCGGTGGGGTCAGGCCAGCGATCTGAAAAAGCACATCGCGACTGGCGCTCTCGAAGCGCCCGAGCAGACCGTCCAGTGACTCGTGGCAGGTGCGAACCACTTGCAGCCGTAACTTGCTGCGCAAACGGTTCTGCAGCCATCGGCTGCCATACACGCCTGCGAACAGGATGAAGCCCATCAATGCGCCGAGCAGGCCGAAGAACAGACCCAATGCTAAGTCGAAATACCCCACTGCGCTGAAATTCATCGCGTCGACCTGCATCAGCATGAGCGAGAGGAACACCATGAAGCCGGTTCCGATGCCCGACAGAGTCGGGCGCGTGTACAGATAAAATCCCACCAGGATGAACGGCAGCAGGCTCGCGGCCCACAATGTGAATCCATCCATCTGCGGCAAAATCAGGAACTGCAGAAAGAAGGCGGACACGATGCCAGCCAGAGCGCCGAGAGCCATCTGCTTCATTGCGGCGAATGGATTCGGCGCACTGGACAGCAGCGCCGAAAGAATCGCCCCAGCATCAACGCCCAGGCGCCGAAGGTCGCTGCGGTCAGGAACCAGAACACGCTCATCACGGCAATGACGGTCATCGCGCGCACGGCAGCCAGGCCGGCACTGGCCAAATCGCTGTCGTGCGTGAAACGGTGCGGCGCTACATTCTCGTTCGTCGTTGGCGAGGCCAGACTGGAGTAGGCCTCGGCATAGTCACGCATTTCGCGCACGAAACGCGTCAGTAATTCCATGCCCGCGGCGTAATCCAGCCGCGCTTCATGCCCCTCAAGCCGTGTATGTGCCGTATTCAGTGTGACCGGGAGATCGGCTTCCAGGGCACGCATTCGCTGCGCAAGAATACGTGCCCGCTCCCGTATCCGGTCTGCTGCGAGCGCGGCATCAAGCCCCGCGGCGACCGGCTCGAACGCTGTGAGCAGCGCGTTGCGCACGGATACCCGAGGCGCGCTATCCAGCCGGTTCAGCAGATGCTGGAGCGATTGGTAGGTTGTGGACGCGACCATGAAGGCGTGGTTAAGACGCCTAAGCCGCGGATTGCGCAGGCGTACGCCGGCATGCTCGAACACCACGGAACTGCGCAATCCCTCTATCTGCACGACTTCGCGCACGATGCGCAGGTGCAAGGCCTCCAGCGTTGCCCGGTCATGCACGCCATCGACCGAGCCTGCCACGAATCCCAGAAACTCGGCAAACTGGCGCCGTAGCGTCTGGCTTAGCACATCGCTTAACCGTTGCGGGAATACCACATCGCTGAACACGCCCGCCACCAGCAGGCCGAGGAGCACTTCGCTGATGCGCATCGTGGCCGCTGTGAAACCCTGCTCGGGCGTTCCCATGATCGGCAAGGCCACCATGGCAGCGGTGTAACCCGCGAGTACGAACGCATAGGACTTGAAATTACGGTACAGCGACGCCCCGGCGGCGCACAGACCGATCCACACCGCCATGGCAGCCAGGAACAGCACGTGTTGCTGCGGAAACAGCGCGATCAGCAGCAAGCCTACCAGCGACCCCACGAGCGTGCCGATTGCGCGGTAGAAGGCTTTGCTCAGTACCATGCCGCTTTGCGGATGGATGACGACGGCGACCGTCATCATCGTGATGGCGGGAAGTTCCAGCTGTAGATACATCGCCAGCCAGGCTGCCACCAGCATGGCCGCCGATGCCTTGACGGCGAACAACCAATCGCGCCCGGCGCCACGCAGACCGTCGGTGATTCCGGCGCGCAGTTGCGCAGGCCATGTCGCAGTCAGGCCAGCGCTCATTCCGGCCTCCGCGCGGCATGCTGCTCCATATTTTCGAGCATACGTTTGAGCAAGTCTTCAAGCTGCGCAAGATCGTCGGTGCCGAAGCCATTCAGGTGCTGCTCCGATTCCGCTGAAATGACCGGCAGCAGTCGCTCGATCAGCGCCTCGCCCTGCGTGCTCAGTGAGAGTACGACCTTGCGGCGATCTTCGAGGCTGGGTACGCGATCGATCAGGCCGCGCTTGAAAAGCGCGTTACAGATGCGGGTCAGATTGGCCCCTTTCTCGCCGCTGGCCACGCTCAGTTCCGAGGGATTGATGCCATGGCCCGCGTTGCTGTACAGCATCATCAGGATGCCGTATTCGCTGTAGCACAGGCCGAACGGACGCAATTGCGCGTTGAGCATATCCTGCCCTTCGCTATGCACGTGCCGGATCAGGCGGAGGATCAGCGCTGTCCGACGCGGGAACTCCGGAAATCGGGCCTGAGTCGCGTCGATGCGCTGCTCGATTGCCGCGAGACGCTCAAAAGTGGTGTGCTGCTCTGTCATGGCGGTTAGTTTATTTATAAAATAAACATAAGTAAATTATTTCGTGGCGGCTCGATACGCCCGCGATGAGGATTCAGAGCGAGTGATTCGATGACGGATTTTCCGCGAAAGCGGCATGGCGCGTAATGCCCCCTGAAAGGCGCCTGTGGATTTGATCGTGTAGATCTACTGCACAAAGCGCTGAGAGGCTTCCAAGCCGGATATTCCATCGGGCGAGGCGATGATTGCGCGGCGAGATGGATTCACATCGCTGCGAGTGTGCATGGATGGGGCGCACTACACCGGCTGTTTCGCGTGTTGGTGCATCGGCCGGCCAGGCGTTCGCCTGTCAGAGTCGGTAGAACGCGCGCGCGGTGGCCGTTGTCTCTTTCGCTATGGCGCTGACCGGCCGGTCGACCGCGGTGGCGATGGTTTGCAGAATGTGTGGCAGATACATCGGCTCGTTGCGCCGCGAGCGTGGCTTCGGGTGCAGGTCGCGGGGCAGCAGATAGGGCGCATCGGTCTCGATCATCAGGCGGTGTGGGGGGATGTGGTGGATGAACTCGCGCAGATGATGGCCGCGGCGTTCGTCGCAGATCCAGCCGGTAATGCCGATGTGCAGGTCGAGGTCGAGGTAGGCGAGCAGTTCGGCCTCGGTGCCTGTGAAGCAGTGCACGACGGCCTTGCCTATGCGGTGGCGGTAACGGCGCAGGATGGCGATGAAACGCTCGTGCGCCTCGCGCTCGTGCAGAAAGAGGGGCAGGCCCAGTTCGATGGCTAGTTCGAGTTGCCCTTCGAAGGCCTGTTCCTGGCGGTCGCGCGGTGAGTAGTCGCGGTTGAAGTCCAGCCCGGCCTCGCCGATGGCGCGCACCCTGGGATGTTCGACGGCGAGCCGGCGCAGGGCGTCTGCGGTGGCGGCATCCCAGGTAACCGCGCGGTGCGGATGCACGCCGACGGTCGCGTACAGGTGTTCGGGAAAGTGCTCGGCCAGTGCGACCGAGCGCTCACTGTCTTCGAGGTCGGAGCCGGTGCAGAGCAGGCGCGTGACGCCGGCCTCGACGGCGCGCCTGAGCACGGCGTGTTCGTCCGCCCGGAAGGCGTCGTGGGCAAAGTTGAAGCAGATGTCGACGAGTTCCATAGGGGCCTCCAAAAACGGCAGGCACTATAGCAAACCGCCGCTGTCCATTGTCGCGGGGCAGGAACCCGGGTGTACCATGTGCGGTCTATTAACCCACCCCGAACAGGACGCGCAGGCATGAAGGAAGCATCACCCCGCACCATCTATCTCAAGGATTACCGACCGCCGGCGTTTCTGATCGAGCGCACCGAGCTGCGCTTCGCGCTGGGCGAGGACTCCACGCAGGTCGAGAGTCGCCTGCGGTTGCGCCGCAATCCGGCTGCCGCGACGCCCGCTGCGCCGCTGGTGCTCGACGGTGAGGATCTGGAACTGCTTTCGGTGCGTCTCGATGGGCGCGATCTGGCGCCCGGGGAATGGGTGCAGGACGCCGAATCGCTGACGCTGGCGAACGTGCCGGATGCGTTCGTGCTGGAGATCGTCAATCGCATCAAGCCGCAGGAGAACACGCGACTGGAGGGCTTGTACAAGTCCTCCGGCAATTTCTGCACGCAGTGCGAAGCCGAGGGCTTCCGTTGCATGACGTATTACATCGACCGGCCCGATGTGATGAGCGTGTTCACGACCACGGTGGTCGGCGAGCAGGCGCGTTACCCGGTGTTGCTCTCGAACGGCAATCCGGTGGAGAAGGGCGTGCTGGACGACGGACAGCATTTCGTCACCTGGCACGATCCGCATCCCAAGCCGAGTTACCTGTTCGCGTTGGTCGCCGGCAATCTGAGCTGCCTCGAAGACAGCTACAAGACCGCATCCGGGCGCGAGGTGGCGCTGCGCATCTACGTCGAGCCGCACAACATCGACAAGTGCGACCACGCCATGGCCTCGCTGAAAAAAGCCATGCGTTGGGACGAGCAGCGCTTTGGGCTGGAATACGATCTGGACATCTTCATGATCGTCGCGGTCGACGACTTCAACATGGGAGCGATGGAGAACAAGGGTCTCAACGTGTTCAATTCCAAGCTGCTGCTGGCCCGCCCCGACACCGCCACCGATCTCGATTACGAGCGTATCGAAGGCGTCATCGCCCACGAGTATTTCCACAACTGGACCGGTAACCGCGTAACCTGCCGCGACTGGTTCCAGCTCTCGCTCAAGGAAGGGCTGACGGTGTTTCGCGACCAGAGTTTCACTGCCGAGGTCACGGCCGGCACGGTC
This genomic stretch from Acidihalobacter ferrooxydans harbors:
- a CDS encoding ammonium transporter, with product MAANWLSPGDTAWQLTAATIVGLQSVPGLALLYGGIVKKKWAVNSAFMVFYAFAAVLIAWLLWAYNMGFGHQLLPFVGFPHPIATMADELKQAAIPAAGATAAFPMSAMVYFQFVFAAITLILIAGSVLGRMSFLAWMLFVPAWLTLSYTVGAFSLWGGGWLAQMGVIDYSGGYVIHLAAGIAGFTAAAVIGPRLPRDRENFLPNNVLIFLAGAGLLWLGWNGFNGGDPYAASADAGAAVLNTNVTTAMSLLVWTVLDYTYFGKPSAVGAVQGMITGLVAITPAAGFINGYEAILLGILSGSIPWFTMNVLGKKMALFRKVDDTLGVFHTHAVAGLLGGIFTGFFATKAGTAAFGVAGDYGLIYGNAYQVVKQLIGAGFIIVLNVVMTYIILKIIGFFVPLRMKEEDLLIGDDAIHGEEAYAFYGEGDRKPVRGD
- a CDS encoding threonine aldolase family protein produces the protein MMPRVTENRQQFASDNLAGMCPESAYWFNLANASGHVPAYGDDEWTESVCQAMRELFHADCDVYFVFNGTAANSLALASLCQSYHSVICSHVAHVETDECGGPEFFSNGSKLLVAETADGEDAGKLTPEAVEALILKRKDIHYPKPKVVTLTQTTELGTVYTVEQVRAITDAAKAHGLRVHMDGARFANAVAALGCDPADLTWRAGVDVLCFGGTKNGLPVGEAVVFFDRKLSEDFAYRVKQAGQLASKMRFISAPWLGLLEDDTWLANARHANAMARRLYERLQAIPGVEALRAPEANAVFASLPPGTAQRLREQGWSFYEFIAGGGCRFMCAWDTRPESIDAFAVAIAAAV
- a CDS encoding HlyD family secretion protein, which encodes MSIASATRLALTLIVVAIAATLAYLLWQRYMNSPWTRDGRVHVKVLKIAPDVSGRIVAVDVKDDEFVHQGAVLFRIDPARFAIAVQQARANLDAAQAALQAAVANVEQSTAAIAQAQAGYAMRKRDAERLEHSQNAVSRQKLADARYRAQAAHAALRVAQAHQAQAQAAHAQAQAALDRAQAALSLAKLNLRRTTVRAPADGYVTHLRTYAGDYAHAGVVSIALIDSHDFWVTGYFEETKIGHIRIGQRAEIHLLDGTRLQGTVAGIARGIANSGGTTGGDGLANVTPTFTWVRLAQRIPVRIQIDAASLPRNIVLAAGMTATIVIKEHGARRRTHRTSEIAGSTT
- a CDS encoding DUF1656 domain-containing protein; this translates as MPRELSVFGALMPSLLFVFVFSLLLQWGVDHLSARFGLYRHIWNPPLLRLAVFVCLFCTLGLLALN
- a CDS encoding FUSC family protein is translated as MKQMALGALAGIVSAFFLQFLILPQMDGFTLWAASLLPFILVGFYLYTRPTLSGIGTGFMVFLSLMLMQVDAMNFSAVGYFDLALGLFFGLLGALMGFILFAGVYGSRWLQNRLRSKLRLQVVRTCHESLDGLLGRFESASRDVLFQIAGLTPPGSSASRHLLASALSMQEIGRAVIELRQHLAHVSDAPLSARVLDDVAAVYATPSTQHYRQALNSINAALDSTAHDAPETAHLHLIRLALLDARAVLSADPTHGKSQPRSMTYAA
- a CDS encoding FUSC family protein; amino-acid sequence: MSAGLTATWPAQLRAGITDGLRGAGRDWLFAVKASAAMLVAAWLAMYLQLELPAITMMTVAVVIHPQSGMVLSKAFYRAIGTLVGSLVGLLLIALFPQQHVLFLAAMAVWIGLCAAGASLYRNFKSYAFVLAGYTAAMVALPIMGTPEQGFTAATMRISEVLLGLLVAGVFSDVVFPQRLSDVLSQTLRRQFAEFLGFVAGSVDGVHDRATLEALHLRIVREVVQIEGLRSSVVFEHAGVRLRNPRLRRLNHAFMVASTTYQSLQHLLNRLDSAPRVSVRNALLTAFEPVAAGLDAALAADRIRERARILAQRMRALEADLPVTLNTAHTRLEGHEARLDYAAGMELLTRFVREMRDYAEAYSSLASPTTNENVAPHRFTHDSDLASAGLAAVRAMTVIAVMSVFWFLTAATFGAWALMLGRFFRRCCPVRRIHSPQ
- a CDS encoding MarR family winged helix-turn-helix transcriptional regulator; this translates as MTEQHTTFERLAAIEQRIDATQARFPEFPRRTALILRLIRHVHSEGQDMLNAQLRPFGLCYSEYGILMMLYSNAGHGINPSELSVASGEKGANLTRICNALFKRGLIDRVPSLEDRRKVVLSLSTQGEALIERLLPVISAESEQHLNGFGTDDLAQLEDLLKRMLENMEQHAARRPE
- a CDS encoding TatD family hydrolase; amino-acid sequence: MELVDICFNFAHDAFRADEHAVLRRAVEAGVTRLLCTGSDLEDSERSVALAEHFPEHLYATVGVHPHRAVTWDAATADALRRLAVEHPRVRAIGEAGLDFNRDYSPRDRQEQAFEGQLELAIELGLPLFLHEREAHERFIAILRRYRHRIGKAVVHCFTGTEAELLAYLDLDLHIGITGWICDERRGHHLREFIHHIPPHRLMIETDAPYLLPRDLHPKPRSRRNEPMYLPHILQTIATAVDRPVSAIAKETTATARAFYRL